From one Pseudomonas sp. B21-048 genomic stretch:
- the acs gene encoding acetate--CoA ligase encodes MSAASLYPVRPEVAANTLTDEATYKAMYQQSVVNPDGFWREQAKRLDWIKPFTTVKQTSFDDHHVDIKWFADGTLNVSYNCLDRHLAERGDQIAIIWEGDDPAESRNITYRELHEQVCKFANALRGQDVHRGDVVTIYMPMIPEAVVAMLACTRIGAIHSVVFGGFSPEALAGRIIDCKSKVVITADEGVRAGKKIPLKANVDDALTNPETSSIQKVIVCKRTGGDIKWNQHRDIWYEDLMKVAGSVCAPKEMGAEEALFILYTSGSTGKPKGVQHTTGGYLLYAAMTHERVFDYRPGEIYWCTADVGWVTGHTYIVYGPLANGATTLLFEGVPNYPDITRVAKVVDKHKVNILYTAPTAIRAMMASGTAAVEGADGSSLRLLGSVGEPINPEAWDWYYKNVGQSRCPIVDTWWQTETGGNMMSPLPGAHGLKPGSAARPFFGVVPALVDNLGNIIEGVAEGNLVILDSWPGQARTLYGDHDRFVDTYFKTFRGMYFTGDGARRDADGYYWITGRVDDVLNVSGHRMGTAEIESAMVAHPKVAEAAVVGVPHDIKGQGIYVYVTLIGGEEPSEQLRLELKNWVRKEIGPIASPDVIQWAPGLPKTRSGKIMRRILRKIATAEYDGLGDISTLADPGVVQHLIDTHKTMNVA; translated from the coding sequence ATGAGTGCGGCTTCTTTGTATCCCGTTCGTCCCGAGGTAGCAGCCAACACGCTGACTGACGAGGCCACCTATAAGGCCATGTACCAGCAGTCGGTCGTCAACCCGGACGGCTTCTGGCGTGAACAAGCCAAGCGCCTCGACTGGATCAAGCCTTTCACCACGGTGAAGCAGACGTCCTTCGACGATCACCATGTCGACATCAAATGGTTCGCCGACGGCACGCTGAACGTTTCCTACAACTGCCTCGACCGTCATCTGGCCGAGCGCGGCGATCAAATCGCGATTATTTGGGAAGGGGATGACCCTGCCGAAAGCCGCAACATCACCTACCGCGAGCTGCACGAACAAGTCTGCAAGTTCGCCAACGCCTTGCGTGGCCAGGATGTGCATCGCGGCGACGTGGTGACGATCTATATGCCGATGATCCCCGAAGCCGTGGTCGCCATGTTGGCCTGCACCCGGATCGGCGCAATTCACTCGGTAGTGTTCGGCGGTTTCTCGCCGGAAGCCCTGGCCGGTCGCATCATCGACTGTAAATCCAAAGTGGTGATCACCGCCGACGAAGGCGTTCGTGCCGGCAAGAAGATCCCGCTCAAGGCCAACGTCGACGACGCGCTGACCAACCCGGAAACCAGCAGCATTCAGAAAGTCATCGTGTGCAAGCGCACCGGTGGCGACATCAAGTGGAACCAGCATCGCGACATCTGGTACGAAGACCTGATGAAAGTGGCGGGCAGTGTGTGCGCGCCGAAAGAGATGGGCGCTGAAGAAGCGCTGTTCATCCTTTATACCTCCGGTTCCACCGGCAAACCCAAGGGCGTGCAACACACCACCGGCGGTTACCTGCTGTATGCGGCGATGACCCACGAGCGCGTGTTCGACTACCGTCCGGGCGAAATCTACTGGTGCACCGCCGACGTCGGCTGGGTCACCGGCCACACCTATATCGTTTATGGCCCGTTGGCCAATGGCGCGACCACGTTGCTGTTCGAAGGCGTGCCGAACTATCCGGACATCACCCGGGTGGCGAAGGTCGTTGACAAGCACAAGGTCAACATCCTCTACACCGCACCGACGGCGATCCGCGCGATGATGGCGTCGGGCACCGCCGCTGTGGAAGGCGCCGATGGCAGCAGCCTGCGCCTGTTGGGTTCGGTTGGTGAGCCGATTAACCCTGAAGCGTGGGATTGGTACTACAAGAATGTCGGCCAATCCCGTTGCCCGATCGTCGATACCTGGTGGCAGACCGAAACAGGCGGCAACATGATGAGCCCGCTGCCGGGCGCTCACGGTCTGAAACCTGGCTCTGCGGCACGGCCGTTCTTCGGTGTGGTGCCGGCGCTGGTGGATAATCTGGGCAACATTATCGAAGGTGTTGCCGAGGGTAACCTGGTAATTCTCGACTCGTGGCCAGGCCAGGCGCGCACGCTGTATGGCGACCATGACCGCTTTGTCGACACCTATTTCAAGACGTTCCGTGGCATGTACTTCACCGGGGACGGTGCGCGTCGCGATGCGGACGGCTACTACTGGATCACCGGTCGCGTGGATGACGTGCTCAACGTTTCCGGGCACCGCATGGGCACCGCCGAGATCGAAAGCGCGATGGTCGCACACCCGAAAGTCGCCGAAGCGGCGGTGGTCGGTGTGCCGCACGATATCAAGGGCCAGGGCATTTATGTCTATGTCACGTTGATCGGTGGCGAAGAGCCGAGCGAGCAGCTGCGCCTGGAGCTGAAAAATTGGGTGCGTAAAGAGATCGGCCCGATTGCTTCGCCGGACGTGATCCAGTGGGCGCCGGGGCTGCCGAAAACCCGCTCGGGCAAGATCATGCGCCGGATTCTGCGCAAGATTGCGACG
- a CDS encoding HNH endonuclease gives MDTGKSNSDWSDVEIQAAVDAYLSMLSREQSGQKVNKAHENRVLRESALAGRTKGSVEFRMQNISTVLVDLGRDRIEGYKPAKNVGANVERSIREALNAPSTLTPEDFAPTADEATLERRAAKLEKQPLKGEPKGIVKPIQTQASGKSYVRDPEVRAWVRKQAKGICEGCRKPAPFKKDGRPFLEVHHVKHLAQEGSDRPSNAVALCPNCHRSCHHSDEKTEFTALLYKQVARLIPE, from the coding sequence ATGGACACAGGAAAGAGCAACAGCGATTGGAGTGACGTGGAGATTCAGGCTGCGGTCGATGCCTATCTCAGCATGTTGTCACGCGAGCAAAGCGGTCAGAAGGTCAATAAGGCTCATGAGAATCGCGTCCTGCGCGAAAGTGCCTTAGCGGGCCGCACCAAAGGTTCGGTTGAATTTCGGATGCAGAATATCTCTACCGTGTTGGTCGATCTCGGGCGAGATCGCATTGAGGGATACAAACCCGCCAAGAATGTCGGTGCGAATGTTGAACGCAGTATTCGTGAAGCACTTAACGCTCCAAGCACTTTGACGCCTGAAGACTTTGCCCCAACAGCTGATGAGGCAACGCTCGAACGCCGCGCCGCAAAACTTGAGAAACAGCCACTCAAGGGTGAGCCGAAAGGGATTGTGAAACCTATACAAACTCAGGCCAGCGGGAAATCTTATGTCCGAGATCCGGAAGTGAGAGCCTGGGTTCGCAAACAAGCTAAAGGTATATGCGAGGGCTGCCGCAAACCTGCGCCGTTCAAAAAGGACGGCAGACCGTTTCTTGAGGTTCATCACGTTAAGCATTTGGCACAGGAGGGTTCGGATCGTCCGAGCAATGCTGTGGCGCTATGCCCAAATTGTCATCGGAGCTGCCATCACTCTGACGAAAAAACTGAGTTCACAGCGTTACTTTATAAGCAGGTCGCGCGGCTAATTCCTGAGTAA
- a CDS encoding ribonucleotide-diphosphate reductase subunit beta, translated as MLSWDEFDKEDDGEVAVKGANAGHASEANMDRLDSAGGAAAQEARAVTATDSAAIARAKAALDSLDVAEGLAELEGASARVAVDEKRMINCRADLNQLVPFKYDWAWQKYLDGCANHWMPQEVNMTADIALWKDPEGLTDDERRIVMRNLGFFSTADSLVANNLVLAVYRLITNPECRQYILRQAFEEAIHTHAYQYCIESLAMDEGEIFNMYHEIPSVAKKATWGLKYTRSISDPKFETGTVETDKELLRNLIAYYCVLEGIFFYCGFTQILSMGRRNKMTGVAEQFQYILRDESMHLNFGIDVINQIKIENPHLWDAEMKEEASQMILQGTQLEIEYARDTMPRGVLGMNAAMMEDYLKFIANRRLSQIGLKEEYPGTTNPFPWMSEIMDLKKEKNFFETRVIEYQTGGALSWD; from the coding sequence ATGCTGAGCTGGGACGAATTCGACAAAGAAGATGACGGCGAAGTCGCTGTAAAAGGCGCCAACGCCGGCCACGCTTCTGAAGCCAACATGGACCGCCTCGACAGCGCCGGTGGTGCCGCCGCTCAAGAGGCCCGCGCCGTGACCGCGACGGACTCCGCCGCGATCGCCCGCGCCAAGGCTGCCCTGGATTCCCTCGACGTCGCCGAAGGCCTCGCCGAACTCGAAGGCGCCTCCGCCCGCGTTGCTGTCGACGAAAAGCGCATGATCAACTGCCGCGCCGACCTCAACCAACTCGTACCGTTCAAGTACGACTGGGCCTGGCAGAAGTATCTGGACGGTTGCGCAAACCACTGGATGCCGCAAGAAGTCAACATGACCGCCGACATCGCCCTCTGGAAAGACCCGGAAGGCCTGACCGACGACGAGCGCCGCATCGTGATGCGCAACCTCGGCTTCTTCTCCACCGCCGACTCCCTGGTGGCCAACAACCTGGTCCTGGCCGTGTACCGCCTGATCACCAACCCGGAATGCCGCCAGTACATCCTGCGCCAGGCCTTCGAAGAGGCGATCCACACCCACGCCTACCAGTACTGCATCGAATCGCTGGCCATGGATGAAGGCGAAATCTTCAACATGTACCACGAGATCCCATCGGTCGCGAAAAAAGCCACCTGGGGCCTGAAATACACCCGCTCGATCTCCGATCCGAAGTTCGAAACCGGCACCGTCGAAACCGACAAAGAGCTGCTGCGCAACCTGATCGCCTACTACTGCGTTCTGGAAGGCATCTTCTTCTACTGCGGCTTCACCCAGATCCTCTCCATGGGCCGCCGCAACAAAATGACCGGCGTCGCCGAGCAGTTCCAATACATCCTGCGCGACGAATCCATGCACCTGAACTTCGGCATCGACGTGATCAACCAGATCAAAATCGAAAACCCGCATTTGTGGGATGCTGAAATGAAGGAAGAAGCGAGCCAGATGATTCTGCAGGGGACTCAGCTGGAGATTGAATACGCGCGGGATACCATGCCTCGTGGGGTGTTGGGCATGAATGCGGCGATGATGGAGGATTACCTGAAGTTCATCGCTAACCGTCGTTTGAGCCAGATTGGTTTGAAGGAAGAGTACCCAGGGACGACTAACCCGTTCCCTTGGATGAGCGAGATTATGGACTTGAAGAAAGAGAAGAATTTCTTTGAGACGCGGGTTATTGAGTATCAGACGGGTGGGGCGTTGAGCTGGGATTGA
- a CDS encoding peroxiredoxin, whose product MTDQQPNPYTLPPDLPVPQDDGACDHLARMRLPEIELTSTEGKLWNLTKHAGKTIVYIYPATGVPGKDPIPDWDAIPGAPGCTLQSLGFGERYEQFKKMGYQVFGVSGQSTAEQIEFKQRTKLPFILLNDSNFILRDKLGLPTFQAYSQLFYKRLALIVEDGKIRQVFYPVFPPDQCAAKVLAWLESNE is encoded by the coding sequence ATGACTGACCAACAACCTAATCCCTATACGCTTCCTCCTGACTTGCCTGTCCCGCAGGATGACGGTGCGTGTGATCATCTAGCGAGAATGCGGTTGCCGGAAATCGAATTGACGTCCACAGAGGGAAAACTCTGGAATCTGACTAAACACGCCGGGAAAACAATAGTCTATATCTACCCGGCCACCGGCGTACCTGGCAAAGACCCCATACCAGACTGGGATGCTATTCCAGGAGCACCGGGTTGCACCTTGCAGTCACTGGGCTTTGGCGAGCGTTACGAGCAGTTTAAGAAGATGGGGTATCAGGTATTCGGGGTCAGCGGACAGAGTACAGCCGAACAGATCGAGTTCAAGCAACGAACAAAGCTACCCTTCATACTCTTGAACGATTCAAACTTCATTCTGCGAGACAAACTCGGCCTGCCCACCTTCCAAGCCTACAGTCAATTGTTTTACAAGCGTTTGGCGCTGATAGTGGAAGACGGGAAAATCAGGCAGGTGTTTTACCCAGTATTTCCACCGGATCAATGCGCGGCCAAAGTATTGGCATGGCTGGAGAGCAACGAATAG
- a CDS encoding DUF2790 domain-containing protein translates to MKALLVLVLSSLCATAMADEAPTDVAQQQPIVEEYTYSTHLDIAKVISMSEIPNVCEVVPAKMEYDDSKGQRHILRYSVMGNGCSNG, encoded by the coding sequence ATGAAAGCTTTATTGGTTCTGGTCCTCAGCAGCCTGTGCGCAACCGCCATGGCAGACGAGGCCCCGACTGATGTCGCACAGCAACAACCCATCGTCGAGGAATACACCTACTCCACTCACCTGGACATCGCCAAAGTGATATCGATGAGCGAAATCCCGAACGTCTGCGAAGTGGTTCCGGCAAAAATGGAATACGACGATTCCAAGGGTCAGCGACACATTCTGCGCTACAGCGTCATGGGCAACGGCTGCTCCAACGGCTGA
- a CDS encoding type II toxin-antitoxin system Phd/YefM family antitoxin: protein MNELVQVNMHEAKSQLSQLAERVWHGDKVVIAKAGKPYLDLLPHVDTPRARKPGRLKGKIRMSADFDKTPDDIIDGFEGSL from the coding sequence ATGAATGAACTGGTGCAAGTAAACATGCACGAAGCAAAATCCCAACTCTCCCAACTTGCGGAACGTGTATGGCATGGCGACAAGGTTGTGATCGCCAAGGCCGGTAAGCCGTATCTTGATCTGCTGCCTCATGTTGATACACCTCGGGCGCGCAAGCCTGGGCGGCTGAAGGGGAAGATTCGGATGTCTGCAGATTTTGACAAGACCCCTGACGACATCATTGATGGGTTTGAGGGCAGCCTATGA
- a CDS encoding type II toxin-antitoxin system VapC family toxin produces MRRLLLDTHAFLWWLSDDPALGADARQMIGEPRNQVLVSAASIWEISIKQAKGMLEAPEDLEALVEDEGFTKLPISLFHGQQAGKLPEIHRDPFDRMLIAQAQAEGLELVTADGIIPQYGVRVVSARL; encoded by the coding sequence ATGAGGCGCTTGTTATTAGATACCCATGCGTTTCTCTGGTGGTTGTCCGATGATCCTGCACTGGGCGCGGATGCTCGACAGATGATCGGAGAGCCACGTAATCAGGTTCTGGTGAGCGCAGCATCGATTTGGGAAATATCGATCAAACAGGCTAAAGGGATGCTAGAGGCTCCAGAGGATCTTGAGGCGCTGGTTGAGGATGAGGGTTTTACAAAACTGCCGATTTCGCTGTTCCATGGACAGCAGGCGGGCAAGTTACCGGAGATTCATCGCGATCCATTTGATCGAATGTTGATTGCCCAGGCTCAGGCGGAAGGGTTGGAGTTGGTCACAGCGGACGGGATTATTCCGCAGTATGGCGTACGAGTGGTTTCGGCACGTTTGTAG